ATAACCATacaaccccctcccccgctgAGGAGGCGAAAATGAGGGGAAACAAGCGTAAAAATGCTGTATTCTGCCGGAGCTATAGTCTTAAGCCACCATTCTTCTAGCGAAGACATCGCTTCTTCCTGTCAAAAGTGTATTGTGTTTGTATATTGAAACTGCATTGGACAAGTTTTTCCAAAAAGCAAGATATAAACGTCATATTAAGTTAAACATGAGGCTGACAAAGGAGTGGAACAGCAGCAGAAATGGAGGTCGGGGGGAGCAGAGTCGATCTGGTAGAAGAGTcttgtataaaaatgctacagctatgagccttggtcccctgcctagactttggttcaggctctgaaatgagggaaaagcttacaggcctgtgtgactcttgcttgaactcccagtgttggagctctaaagagaacaacaggaaacacaaaggtgggggtccaaaggacagagtgacattgtggtcagccatggaaaggtgtagctggatgcagggtcttgcttaagatttgtggtcaagtgagctagagacaaaaccatgttagcaagacagaagctactcattagtatgagccaatcagtggtaatcatgacattagcatagatccaatcaggtatatctattgtcatattatccatatcctgagggcacctataaaaatcagagtatttcctggtttaagttagagagaagggttgccactctctctctccaagggaaaccaatgtgaccagcagaattgacaaattacctaattgctttcccttgtaaaacctctaattggtaaaagaaattataaaagattaggaactaattaacacctgtttgcagctggattattatattcctataattaattgattgtacgtgcctgttgtcaatcactgatttgacttgtatcttggcaaataaactcctcatcccaaatgatgttctgtggacttcactttatgatcagaggctgtaagtataaatgcttttgctgtatcaggctatctttcgctgcattgtataacttgtaatctaaatccagtttgtcataaggctggtatcttttccttagacctaacgtctctcttagtggcaattccttttagaacttcacaacttcttgattacctcagtactagtgctatttagagatggaatCAGATTTGAGGTCTCTGAACCCCATATTAAAACAGTCTGAAAGCGGGACTCAGGAAAGTCAGGCCAGTGATTAAAGCATGAAGCTTGTGGACAGTCAGGTTAGCATTGGATAAAATCTGATTTCtggttactaaaaaaaaaatctttgtctaTTTTTATATCCAGCAGAAAATGAGATGACAGTGAAAGAAGCGAAGGAGTCAAATAGAGAAGAACATTCTTTAAAATGGACATTGCACCCAAGACATGTCTGTGTTTCCcaagggacagagaggggagaaTCTGGCAGAAGTCGGCAGGAATCACAGAACAAGCAGAGAGATGCTGCAGGAGACTCACCTGATGGAGTCACTGAGTGTGAGAGAAGTGACAGGGAGCAAACAAACATCCCTGAGTACCTTAGATGCACTGAATGTGGAAAAGGCTTTCTTTGCAAATCAGACCTAGTGAAACATtttagaatccacactggagaaaaacgcTTTTCATGTACTGAATGTGGGAAAGGTTTCATTTGGAAGGGTTCCCTGCAAACGCACCAGAAACTTCACACGGGTGAGATGCCATTTCAATGTACTGAATGTGGAAAATATTTCAGTCGGAAGGATTCCCTGCAAATgcaccagaaaatccatacaggtGACAGATCATTTCAGTGCACTGAATGTGGAAAAGGCTTTCTTTGGAAATCAAACCTAGTGAAACATtttagaatccacactggagaaaagcgCTTTTCGTGTACCGAATGTGGGAAATGTTTCACTCACAAGTCTTCTCTGAGAAATCACCAAAAAATCCACACAGGCGAGAGACCGTTTCAATGTACTAAATGTAAAAAAGGCTTTGCTTCGAAATCGAGACTGGTTCAACATtttagaatccacactggagagaaaCGCTTTTCATGTACTGAATGTGGGAAATGTTTCACTCTCAGGTCGTCTCTGAGATATCACCAAACAATCCACAACggtgagaaaccatttacatgtactgaatgtGGAAAAAGCTTTCTTTGGAAATCAAACCTAGTGCAACATtttagaatccacactggagaaaaacgcTTTTCATGTGTTGAATGTGGAAAATGTTTCAGTCAGAACCATTCCCTGAGAAATCACCaaaaaatccacacaggtgagaaaccATTTCAGTGCACTAAATGTGCAAAAGGCTTTCCTTCGAAATCAAGTCTGGTGGAACATtttagaatccacactggagaaaaacgcTTTTCATGTGTTGAACGTGGAAAATGTTTCAGTCAGAACCATTCCCTGAGAAATCACCAAACAATCCACACCGCTAAGAGACCATTTCAATGCACTAAATGTGGAAAAAGCTTTCTTTGGAAATCAAACCTAGTGCAACATtttagaatccacactggagaaaaacactTTTCATGTGTTGAATGTGGAAAAAGCTTTCTTTGGAAATCAAACCTAGTGCAACATtttagaatccacactggagaaaaacgcTTTTCATGTGTTGAATGTGGAAAAAGCTTTCTTTGGAAATCAAACCTAGTGCAACATTTTAGAATCCACACTGGGGAGAAACGCTTTTCATGTGTTGAATGTGGAAAATGTTTCAGTCAGAACCATTCCCTGAGAAATCACCaaaaaatccacacaggtgagaaaccATTTCAGTGCACTAAATGTGCAAAAGGCTTTCCTTCGAAATCAAGACTGGTGGAACATtttagaatccacactggagaaaaacgcTTTTCATGTGTTGAATGTGGAAAATGTTTCAGTCATAACCGTTCCCTGAGAAATCACCAaacaatccacacaggtgagaaaccATTTCAGTGCACTAAATGTGGAAAAGGCTTTGCTTCAAAATCAAAACTGGTGCAACATTTTAGAATCCACAATGAAGAAAAACGCTTTGAGTGCACTGAATGTGGGAAATGTTTCAGTCAGAAGCATTCCCTGATAACtcaccagaaaatccacacaggtgagaaaccATTTCAGTGCAATGAATATGGGAAACGTTCCAGTCAGAAGCATTCCCTGATAACtcaccagaaaatccacacagatGAGAAACCATTTCAGTGCACTGAATGTGGGAAATGTTTCAGTCGGAAGCATTCCCTGATAACtcaccagaaaatccacacaggtgagaaaccATTTCAGTGCACTGAATGTGGGAAATGTTTCAGTCGGAAGCATTCCCTGAGAACtcaccagaaaatccacacaggtgaCAGATCATTTCAATGCACTGAATGTGGAAAAAGCTTTCTTTGGAAATCAAACCTAGTGAACCATtttagaatccacactggagaaaagcgCTTTTCGTGTACTGAATGTGGGAAATGTTTCAGTCACAAGTTTTCACTGAGAAATCACCAGAAGATCCACACGGGAGAAAAACCCTTTCGATGTACTGAATGTGGAAAATGTTTCAGTCGGAAGGATTATTTGAGAAATCACCAGAAAAACCACACGGGTGAGATGATGTTTCAATGCACTGAATATGAGAAATcagatttaagaaaaaaaaactagtgGAACATCAGAGAGACATAGCCCTGTGTGAGAAACCCTTTCAGTATACTGAATGTGAGACCACAGACTTAGTTAAACATCAAAGAACCCacattggagagagagagtttcCATGCCCTGAATGTCATTAAAAACTTGCAAGAAAAGAAGGCCTAGAAAATCACCTGAGAAGTCAcacaggagcagtggcgtaggaagggggggacggtccaccccgggtgcacgccgctggggggtgtcggctccgcgctggtgcactgccctctctgccccggaacaggttatttcctattccgggacagagagagcagtgaaccagcgcggagccgacaccccccagcaacgtgcagtcggggcggatcggccctcccgcccgtctctcgccgcaggtatgcgctccggggggggggtgcgctccagcgggaggagggtgcgccgtgctgcacccgagggggggtgcgcagcggccacccgccccgggtgtcagctcccctcgctacggctctgcacaggagagaaaccttttttATGCCTTTGTCTCTGACACTGATCTTTCTGGGTTTTTTTCCTCCGTTTCTCATATCTACCTTTTTATTACCTATAGCTAAAATGTATTTCTCATTCTTCCACCAGTCCTCACTCCCTTCACTGCTTGTGCCTACCTTCCTAGTCATCCCATTTTCATATGCagataacatgaggaagaacttagcaaagctagaggaatgatgTGGAATTTGGAAGCATAGATGTAAAActgaaaaatgcagggtcatgtatttgggttgcaaaaatccgagggaacggtacagtttagggggtgaagagcttttctgcatgaaagaggagcaggacttgggtatgatcatatgtgatgatctttaaggtggctaaacaggtagaaaaggtgacaacgaaacctagaaggatgcttgagtgcaaagggagagaaatagccagtaggagaaaggagaaaagtctGGTGagtcctcatttagaatattgtgtacaattctgggggatggatttagatttgttaggaaatgggcaacattctgggaaaggaggagactgttccgaaaggagAATGgaacaggctgctggcactaacttttaaaaaggagatagagcagcttttaaactagaatggggggaggggggaagcagacagtcacccaggagcgcatggttcggtgtggagtatccttgaagggtaCTTTTGAAACacgacatttagggaatcccagtagagaggtttcaacaatgctgaaaataagccaggtgtgcttaatgagagagcaggataaaggatgcacatcatccccttcaacttctaagcagcttgtgtatcaaaggaaaaataataatttgaagtgccagtatacaaatgctagaagcctaaaaaataagatggtggaggtagaatatatagcactaaatgatgaggtagatacagtggcgtcgcgagggcagctgacacccggggcgggtcgccgctgcgcaccccccccccccccccgagaacatacctggaaggtggtgaggggcgggtgggagagccaatccgccgagtgcatgccgctggggggtgtcggcgcctcgctggttccctgctctctctgccccggaacaggaagtaacctgttctgggacagagagagcaaggaaccagcgaggcaccgacaccccccagcggcgtgcacccggggcggaccgcccctccctccccttcctacgccactggatagatataataggcatcccaGAGACTTGATGGAAAGAGGACAGTCAATGGGACACTGTATGTTAACAGGGTACGAATTCTATCACAaggatagagaggatcaaattggagtggggaaggggggttgcgctatatgttaaagagagaattgagtcaaataaaataaatattccacatgacacagatagcgtagaatcattatggatagaaattgcacgtgtgaagggaaggagtattcttgtagggctctaCTACCGTCCGCTGGGACAGAAAGAACAGAccaatgaagaaatgtttacagaggtTAGGAATTCTGTCAAATtgggcaacgctataataatgggtgatttcaattaccccgatgttgactggataaatgttgacgtccgggagtgccagggagataaaatttctagatgtaataaattacTTCTTCTTAGGGCAGCTGTTCCAGGAACCGACAAttgggggagccattttggatctggtacttggtggcgtgcagggcatagtgcgagaggtggcggtgttgggtcccctgggaagcagtgatcataatatgatttagTTTGAGCTACTAaatgggatgaacctgcaaaggaaatctactgtagctgcatttaattttcgataGGGTgactaataaaatgaggaaaatggttaaaaagaatctAAAATGATCGGCTACAAAGGTTAGGACGCTAAATCAGGTGTGGGTGTTATTAaaaaaataccatcttagaagcccagtccagatgcattccacatatttgcaaaggtggaaagaagagaaaatgtcagccaacatagttaaaaggtgaagtgaaagagaccattacagccaaaagattatccttcaaaaaatggaaaaagcacccaaatgaagaaaaagtgacgatacatacctgtagcaggtattctccgaggacagcagactgattgttctcacgactgggtcgacgtccgcggcgGCCCAGGAAACCGACAAaagtttgcaagcaaaataaaaaaaactctctAGAACGCTCCGGCGCGCGGGCagagcacaccgcgcatgcgcgaacggcttcctGCCGGTGGCACGAGCGTGACATtgtcagtttaataaaaagcaaccaGAGAACtagaacaactccaaagaggaggtgggtgggtttgtgagaacaatcagccagtCTAGGCACTAAGGAACTCCACAAACAGAAGGACACAGGGATTCTGAAAGCATGAGAAAGTAGCTGTCAAAGTTTATTAGCTCACTTACCAaaagccagattagtacagaaTCATCACAGGGCATTTATCAGACACTCGTTTCTCGTATTGGGAGAGCAGAGCTCCGTGACACAGAACGGGTGCCGTCAGCGTTTTCTGTAGTCTCCTGGGGCAATGCCTTAGCTACTAgcctttaaatacatttcatctaCCGTTGATCCCTATTAGGTTTTCACTTTCCCACTGCCAGTCTTGGCATATTATCAGTTGATAATtatgacttcacatgtttccaagttccAAGTATCAACATCTTagctaataatttttatttttgttacatttgtaccccgcgctttcccactcatggcaggctcaatgcggcttacgtggggcaatggagggttaagtgacttgcccagagtcacaaggagctgcctgaagtgggaatcgaactcagttcctcagttccccaggaccaaagtccaccaccctaaccactaggccactcctccactgttgctactatttgagattctacatggaatgttgctattccactagcaacattccaaatagaagtcggcccttgcagatcaccaatgtggccgcgcaggcttctgcttctgtgagtctgacgtctacgtgcaggacgtcagactcacagaaacagaagcctgcgcagccttctacatggattgttgctagtggaatagcaacattccatgtagaatctccaacagtagcaacat
This genomic interval from Microcaecilia unicolor chromosome 1, aMicUni1.1, whole genome shotgun sequence contains the following:
- the LOC115462836 gene encoding oocyte zinc finger protein XlCOF6-like, whose translation is MAAGLSVQKMQVTFEDIAISFTQEEWEYLDEGQKELYREVMKENYETLMFLAENEMTVKEAKESNREEHSLKWTLHPRHVCVSQGTERGESGRSRQESQNKQRDAAGDSPDGVTECERSDREQTNIPEYLRCTECGKGFLCKSDLVKHFRIHTGEKRFSCTECGKGFIWKGSLQTHQKLHTGEMPFQCTECGKYFSRKDSLQMHQKIHTGDRSFQCTECGKGFLWKSNLVKHFRIHTGEKRFSCTECGKCFTHKSSLRNHQKIHTGERPFQCTKCKKGFASKSRLVQHFRIHTGEKRFSCTECGKCFTLRSSLRYHQTIHNGEKPFTCTECGKSFLWKSNLVQHFRIHTGEKRFSCVECGKCFSQNHSLRNHQKIHTGEKPFQCTKCAKGFPSKSSLVEHFRIHTGEKRFSCVERGKCFSQNHSLRNHQTIHTAKRPFQCTKCGKSFLWKSNLVQHFRIHTGEKHFSCVECGKSFLWKSNLVQHFRIHTGEKRFSCVECGKSFLWKSNLVQHFRIHTGEKRFSCVECGKCFSQNHSLRNHQKIHTGEKPFQCTKCAKGFPSKSRLVEHFRIHTGEKRFSCVECGKCFSHNRSLRNHQTIHTGEKPFQCTKCGKGFASKSKLVQHFRIHNEEKRFECTECGKCFSQKHSLITHQKIHTGEKPFQCNEYGKRSSQKHSLITHQKIHTDEKPFQCTECGKCFSRKHSLITHQKIHTGEKPFQCTECGKCFSRKHSLRTHQKIHTGDRSFQCTECGKSFLWKSNLVNHFRIHTGEKRFSCTECGKCFSHKFSLRNHQKIHTGEKPFRCTECGKCFSRKDYLRNHQKNHTAENEATEEEVKEASREDP